A single genomic interval of Primulina huaijiensis isolate GDHJ02 chromosome 7, ASM1229523v2, whole genome shotgun sequence harbors:
- the LOC140980500 gene encoding serine/threonine-protein phosphatase BSL3-like isoform X2: MEADSSMGNEPHQYPSERPSTANDGDAPSESQSSGPQQQHGNRSNDDIGSNGGEAVTGPRFAPKYRVVNVNIEKEDDDPGPRCGHTLTAVSAIGEVGSPGYIGPRLILFGGATALEGNSAAPGTPTSAGSAGIRLAGATADVHCYDVLTNNWSRLTPIGEPPTPRAAHVATAVGTMVVIQGGIGPAGLSSEDLHVLDLTIRPRWHRVVVQGPGPGPRYGHVMALVGQRYLMAIGGNDGKRALADVWALDTAAKPYEWRKLEPEGESPPPCMYATTSARSDGLLLLSGGRDANSVPLASAYGLAKHRDGRWEWAIAPGVSPSPRYQHAAVFVNARLHVSGGALGGGRMVEDSSSVAVLDTAAGVWCDTKSIVTSPRTGRYSADAAGGDAEVELTRRCRHAAAAVGDLIFIYGGLRGGVLLRDLLVAEDLAAAETTSAASHAAAAAAVSNMQQENAQGRYGFTDDGTRVPLPDTAADGEVSVGSPVTPVNVDIFRDMTTENATLQGSRLSKGTDYLVEAAAAEAEAISATLAAAKARQNNGEVELSDRDRGAEATPSGKQISTMFKPDSVVSNNSSPAGVRLHHRAVVIAAETGGALGGMVRQLSIDQFENEGRRVSYGTPDNATAARKLFDRQMSINSVPKKVIAHLLKPRGWKPPVRRHFFLDCNEIADLCDSAEKIFAGEPTVLQLKAPIKIFGDLHGQFGDLMRLFDEYGSPSTAGDIAYIDYLFLGDYVDRGQHSLETITLLLSIKVEHPHQIHLIRGNHEAADINALFGFRIECIERMGERDGIWTWHRINRLFNWLPLAALIEKKIICMHGGIGRSINHLEQIDNIQRPIAMEAGSIVLMDLLWSDPTENDSVEGLRPNARGPGLVTFGPDRVKEFCNNNDLQLIIRAHECVMDGFERFAQGHLITLFSATNYCGTANNAGAILVVGRDLVVVPKLIHPLPPAISSPETSPERHTEDTWMQELNANRPPTPTRGRPQVANDRGSLAWI; this comes from the exons ATGGAGGCGGATTCTTCCATGGGGAACGAGCCGCACCAATATCCGTCGGAGCGGCCCTCCACTGCTAATGATGGGGACGCGCCTTCGGAATCTCAATCCTCAGGGCCGCAACAGCAACATGGTAATAGGAGCAATGATGATATTGGTAGTAATGGAGGGGAGGCGGTGACGGGTCCCCGTTTTGCGCCTAAATACAGAGTAGTTAACGTCAATATCGAGAAGGAGGATGATGACCCAGGACCACGGTGTGGTCACACCCTGACGGCTGTTTCGGCTATTGGGGAGGTGGGGAGTCCTGGATATATTGGACCGAGATTGATCCTGTTTGGTGGGGCGACGGCGCTGGAAGGGAATTCTGCAGCACCAGGAACTCCTACCTCTGCCGGAAGTGCAGGAATCC GGTTGGCTGGGGCCACGGCCGATGTGCATTGTTATGATGTGTTGACAAATAATTGGTCTAG ACTTACCCCAATAGGAGAACCACCTACACCTAGGGCAGCTCATGTTGCCACCGCGGTGGGTACTATGGTCGTTATTCAG GGTGGGATAGGTCCAGCAGGTTTGTCTTCAGAAGATCTTCACGTTCTGGACCTCACTATACGACCTAGATGGCACAG GGTTGTGGTTCAGGGCCCTGGACCAGGGCCACGCTATGGACATGTCATGGCTCTGGTTGGGCAACGTTATCTCATGGCAATCGGTGGAAATGACG GAAAAAGAGCTTTAGCTGATGTATGGGCTCTAGACACTGCTGCAAAGCCATATGAATGGCGGAAACTGGAACCAGAGGGTGAAAGTCCTCCTCCATGCAT GTATGCAACAACAAGTGCTCGCTCTGATGGTCTTCTTCTACTGTCTGGTGGGAGGGATGCGAATAGCGTG CCACTAGCTAGTGCATATGGTCTAGCAAAACATAGAGATGGCAGATGGGAATGGGCAATTGCTCCCGGTGTTTCACCATCTCCAAGATACCAACATGCAGCG GTTTTTGTTAATGCACGACTTCATGTATCTGGGGGGGCACTTGGAGGCGGACGCATGGTGGAGGACTCCTCAAGTGTCGCTG TTTTGGATACAGCAGCAGGAGTCTGGTGTGACACAAAGTCCATTGTTACAAGTCCAAGAACTGGTAGATACAGTGCTGATGCTGCTGGTGGTGATGCAGAAGTTGAATTGACAAGGCGTTGTAGgcatgctgctgctgctgttggtGACTTGATCTTCATCTACGGTGGTCTACGTGGTG GGGTGTTACTTCGCGACTTACTTGTTGCTGAAGATCTGGCCGCTGCTGAAACAACTAGTGCAGCTTCTCATGCAGCTGCCGCAGCTGCTGTGTCCAATATGCAGCAGGAGAATGCACAAGGTAGATATGGATTTACTGATGATGGGACAAGGGTGCCATTGCCCGACACTGCTGCTGATGGTGAAGTATCGGTGGGGAGTCCTGTTACCCCTGTCAACGTGGACATTTTTAGAGATATGACCACTGAAAATGCAACACTTCAAGGATCCAG ACTGAGTAAAGGCACCGACTACTTGGTTGAGGCAGCAGCAGCAGAAGCTGAGGCTATCAGTGCGACATTAGCAGCTGCAAAAGCTCGACAAAATAATGGAGAAGTTGAGCTGTCAGATAGAGATCGTGGGGCAGAGGCAACTCCTAGTGGAAAACAGATATCTACCATGTTCAAGCCTGACTCCGTGGTGTCAAATAATTCTTCACCAGCTGGAGTCAGGCTACATCATCGTGCT GTTGTCATAGCTGCGGAGACTGGTGGTGCTTTGGGTGGTATGGTCAGACAACTTTCAATAGATCAGTTTGAAAATGAAGGCAGACGAGTCAGTTATGGGACTCCTGATAATGCAACTGCGGCTAGGAAACTATTTGATCGCCAGATGTCTATTAACAGTGTGCCAAAGAAG GTCATTGCTCATCTGCTGAAACCTCGTGGTTGGAAGCCTCCTGTCCGCAGACATTTTTTCTTGGACTGCAATGAGATTGCAGATCTATGTGATAGCGCTGAGAAAATATTTGCTGGTGAACCTACTGTCCTACAGCTGAAGGCTCCTATTAAGATATTTGGCGATTTACATGGGCAATTTGGGGATCTTATGCGGCTTTTTGATGAATATGGCTCCCCTTCGACTGCTGGTGATATAGC ATATATTGATTATCTCTTCTTGGGAGATTATGTTGATCGCGGACAACACAGCTTGGAGACAATTACTCTTCTCCTATCTATTAAG GTCGAACATCCCCATCAAATACATTTGATTCGTGGTAATCATGAAGCTGCGGATATCAATGCCCTTTTTGGCTTTCGAATTGAGTGCATTGAGCGTATG GGTGAGAGAGATGGAATCTGGACGTGGCATCGAATAAACAGATTGTTCAACTGGCTCCCTCTGGCCGCAttgattgaaaagaaaattatttgTATGCATGGTGGTATTGGTAGATCTATAAATCATTTAGAACAGATTGACAATATTCAGCGTCCCATTGCAATGGAAGCGGGATCAATTGTTCTTATGGATTTGTTGTG GTCCGATCCCACCGAAAATGATAGTGTAGAAGGATTACGGCCAAATGCTAGAGGTCCTGGATTGGTTACCTTTGGG CCTGATCGCGTTAAGGAATTTTGTAACAACAATGATCTTCAATTGATTATCCGGGCACATGAATGTGTGATGGATGGATTTGAAAGATTTGCACAGGGGCATTTAATTACACTGTTTTCTGCCACAAATTATTGTG GTACTGCAAACAATGCCGGTGCCATCTTGGTTGTTGGTAGAGATTTAGTGGTTGTACCTAAACTGATTCATCCATTGCCACCTGCAATTTCATCTCCAGAAACCTCTCCTGAACGCCATACAGAAGACACTTGGATGCAG GAGCTCAACGCCAATAGGCCACCTACGCCAACTAGAGGCCGTCCCCAAGTTGCCAACGACCGAGGTTCTCTTGCTTGGATTTAG
- the LOC140980500 gene encoding serine/threonine-protein phosphatase BSL3-like isoform X1, with translation MEADSSMGNEPHQYPSERPSTANDGDAPSESQSSGPQQQHGNRSNDDIGSNGGEAVTGPRFAPKYRVVNVNIEKEDDDPGPRCGHTLTAVSAIGEVGSPGYIGPRLILFGGATALEGNSAAPGTPTSAGSAGIRLAGATADVHCYDVLTNNWSRLTPIGEPPTPRAAHVATAVGTMVVIQGGIGPAGLSSEDLHVLDLTIRPRWHRVVVQGPGPGPRYGHVMALVGQRYLMAIGGNDGKRALADVWALDTAAKPYEWRKLEPEGESPPPCMYATTSARSDGLLLLSGGRDANSVPLASAYGLAKHRDGRWEWAIAPGVSPSPRYQHAAVFVNARLHVSGGALGGGRMVEDSSSVAVLDTAAGVWCDTKSIVTSPRTGRYSADAAGGDAEVELTRRCRHAAAAVGDLIFIYGGLRGGVLLRDLLVAEDLAAAETTSAASHAAAAAAVSNMQQENAQGRYGFTDDGTRVPLPDTAADGEVSVGSPVTPVNVDIFRDMTTENATLQGSRLSKGTDYLVEAAAAEAEAISATLAAAKARQNNGEVELSDRDRGAEATPSGKQISTMFKPDSVVSNNSSPAGVRLHHRAVVIAAETGGALGGMVRQLSIDQFENEGRRVSYGTPDNATAARKLFDRQMSINSVPKKVIAHLLKPRGWKPPVRRHFFLDCNEIADLCDSAEKIFAGEPTVLQLKAPIKIFGDLHGQFGDLMRLFDEYGSPSTAGDIAYIDYLFLGDYVDRGQHSLETITLLLSIKVEHPHQIHLIRGNHEAADINALFGFRIECIERMVMHKKTVFGWWFLFYGITSWTSGWFSVQGERDGIWTWHRINRLFNWLPLAALIEKKIICMHGGIGRSINHLEQIDNIQRPIAMEAGSIVLMDLLWSDPTENDSVEGLRPNARGPGLVTFGPDRVKEFCNNNDLQLIIRAHECVMDGFERFAQGHLITLFSATNYCGTANNAGAILVVGRDLVVVPKLIHPLPPAISSPETSPERHTEDTWMQELNANRPPTPTRGRPQVANDRGSLAWI, from the exons ATGGAGGCGGATTCTTCCATGGGGAACGAGCCGCACCAATATCCGTCGGAGCGGCCCTCCACTGCTAATGATGGGGACGCGCCTTCGGAATCTCAATCCTCAGGGCCGCAACAGCAACATGGTAATAGGAGCAATGATGATATTGGTAGTAATGGAGGGGAGGCGGTGACGGGTCCCCGTTTTGCGCCTAAATACAGAGTAGTTAACGTCAATATCGAGAAGGAGGATGATGACCCAGGACCACGGTGTGGTCACACCCTGACGGCTGTTTCGGCTATTGGGGAGGTGGGGAGTCCTGGATATATTGGACCGAGATTGATCCTGTTTGGTGGGGCGACGGCGCTGGAAGGGAATTCTGCAGCACCAGGAACTCCTACCTCTGCCGGAAGTGCAGGAATCC GGTTGGCTGGGGCCACGGCCGATGTGCATTGTTATGATGTGTTGACAAATAATTGGTCTAG ACTTACCCCAATAGGAGAACCACCTACACCTAGGGCAGCTCATGTTGCCACCGCGGTGGGTACTATGGTCGTTATTCAG GGTGGGATAGGTCCAGCAGGTTTGTCTTCAGAAGATCTTCACGTTCTGGACCTCACTATACGACCTAGATGGCACAG GGTTGTGGTTCAGGGCCCTGGACCAGGGCCACGCTATGGACATGTCATGGCTCTGGTTGGGCAACGTTATCTCATGGCAATCGGTGGAAATGACG GAAAAAGAGCTTTAGCTGATGTATGGGCTCTAGACACTGCTGCAAAGCCATATGAATGGCGGAAACTGGAACCAGAGGGTGAAAGTCCTCCTCCATGCAT GTATGCAACAACAAGTGCTCGCTCTGATGGTCTTCTTCTACTGTCTGGTGGGAGGGATGCGAATAGCGTG CCACTAGCTAGTGCATATGGTCTAGCAAAACATAGAGATGGCAGATGGGAATGGGCAATTGCTCCCGGTGTTTCACCATCTCCAAGATACCAACATGCAGCG GTTTTTGTTAATGCACGACTTCATGTATCTGGGGGGGCACTTGGAGGCGGACGCATGGTGGAGGACTCCTCAAGTGTCGCTG TTTTGGATACAGCAGCAGGAGTCTGGTGTGACACAAAGTCCATTGTTACAAGTCCAAGAACTGGTAGATACAGTGCTGATGCTGCTGGTGGTGATGCAGAAGTTGAATTGACAAGGCGTTGTAGgcatgctgctgctgctgttggtGACTTGATCTTCATCTACGGTGGTCTACGTGGTG GGGTGTTACTTCGCGACTTACTTGTTGCTGAAGATCTGGCCGCTGCTGAAACAACTAGTGCAGCTTCTCATGCAGCTGCCGCAGCTGCTGTGTCCAATATGCAGCAGGAGAATGCACAAGGTAGATATGGATTTACTGATGATGGGACAAGGGTGCCATTGCCCGACACTGCTGCTGATGGTGAAGTATCGGTGGGGAGTCCTGTTACCCCTGTCAACGTGGACATTTTTAGAGATATGACCACTGAAAATGCAACACTTCAAGGATCCAG ACTGAGTAAAGGCACCGACTACTTGGTTGAGGCAGCAGCAGCAGAAGCTGAGGCTATCAGTGCGACATTAGCAGCTGCAAAAGCTCGACAAAATAATGGAGAAGTTGAGCTGTCAGATAGAGATCGTGGGGCAGAGGCAACTCCTAGTGGAAAACAGATATCTACCATGTTCAAGCCTGACTCCGTGGTGTCAAATAATTCTTCACCAGCTGGAGTCAGGCTACATCATCGTGCT GTTGTCATAGCTGCGGAGACTGGTGGTGCTTTGGGTGGTATGGTCAGACAACTTTCAATAGATCAGTTTGAAAATGAAGGCAGACGAGTCAGTTATGGGACTCCTGATAATGCAACTGCGGCTAGGAAACTATTTGATCGCCAGATGTCTATTAACAGTGTGCCAAAGAAG GTCATTGCTCATCTGCTGAAACCTCGTGGTTGGAAGCCTCCTGTCCGCAGACATTTTTTCTTGGACTGCAATGAGATTGCAGATCTATGTGATAGCGCTGAGAAAATATTTGCTGGTGAACCTACTGTCCTACAGCTGAAGGCTCCTATTAAGATATTTGGCGATTTACATGGGCAATTTGGGGATCTTATGCGGCTTTTTGATGAATATGGCTCCCCTTCGACTGCTGGTGATATAGC ATATATTGATTATCTCTTCTTGGGAGATTATGTTGATCGCGGACAACACAGCTTGGAGACAATTACTCTTCTCCTATCTATTAAG GTCGAACATCCCCATCAAATACATTTGATTCGTGGTAATCATGAAGCTGCGGATATCAATGCCCTTTTTGGCTTTCGAATTGAGTGCATTGAGCGTATGGTAATGCATAAAAAAACTGTATTTGGTTGGTGGTTTTTGTTTTATGGCATAACGTCATGGACTTCAGGATGGTTTTCTGTACAGGGTGAGAGAGATGGAATCTGGACGTGGCATCGAATAAACAGATTGTTCAACTGGCTCCCTCTGGCCGCAttgattgaaaagaaaattatttgTATGCATGGTGGTATTGGTAGATCTATAAATCATTTAGAACAGATTGACAATATTCAGCGTCCCATTGCAATGGAAGCGGGATCAATTGTTCTTATGGATTTGTTGTG GTCCGATCCCACCGAAAATGATAGTGTAGAAGGATTACGGCCAAATGCTAGAGGTCCTGGATTGGTTACCTTTGGG CCTGATCGCGTTAAGGAATTTTGTAACAACAATGATCTTCAATTGATTATCCGGGCACATGAATGTGTGATGGATGGATTTGAAAGATTTGCACAGGGGCATTTAATTACACTGTTTTCTGCCACAAATTATTGTG GTACTGCAAACAATGCCGGTGCCATCTTGGTTGTTGGTAGAGATTTAGTGGTTGTACCTAAACTGATTCATCCATTGCCACCTGCAATTTCATCTCCAGAAACCTCTCCTGAACGCCATACAGAAGACACTTGGATGCAG GAGCTCAACGCCAATAGGCCACCTACGCCAACTAGAGGCCGTCCCCAAGTTGCCAACGACCGAGGTTCTCTTGCTTGGATTTAG
- the LOC140981434 gene encoding J domain-containing protein spf31-like, which translates to MGDAAAAPAADEELLLKKFFSEVSEVERDNEVKRILSCFKLNAFEYLNLPFDSSLVDVKRQYRKLSLLVHPDKCKHPQAKEAFAALAKAQQLLNDSQERAYLLNQVNAAKEELRAKRKKQLKKDTASKLKSLVDEGKYEQEYERSEEFQQQLKLKVREVLTDQEWRRRKMQMRISEEEGRLKKDEEETKEMWKRKREHEEQWEGTREQRVSSWRDFMKGGKKVKKGELRPPKLKTEDPNKSYVQRPVNRG; encoded by the exons ATGGGTGACGCCGCTGCTGCTCCGGCCGCCGACGAAGAACTACTGCTTAAAAAATTCTTTTCAGAAGTCAGCGAGGTTGAGCGCGACAATGAAGTTAAAAG GATCCTTTCATGCTTCAAGTTAAATGCATTTGAATATCTTAACCTcccatttgattcatctttagTTGATGTGAAAAGGCAATACCGTAAG TTATCTTTGCTAGTCCATCCTGATAAATGCAAACATCCACAAGCAAAGGAGGCATTTGCAG CTTTAGCTAAAGCTCAACAACTACTTAACGACTCTCAGGAAAGGGCTTATCTTTTGAACCAAGTTAATGCTGCAAAAG AAGAACTTAGAGCAAAGAGAAAAAAGCAGCTGAAAAAGGACACTGCTTCCAAGTTAAAGTCATTAGTGGATGAG GGAAAATATGAGCAGGAGTACGAACGATCAGAGGAATTCCAGCAGCAGCTAAAATTGAAGGTTCGGGAAGTTTTGACAGATCAAGAATGGAGGAGAAGGAAGATGCAGATGAGG ATATCAGAGGAGGAAGGCAGATTAAAgaaagatgaagaagaaacaaAGGAGATGTGGAAACGGAAGCGTGAACATGAGGAGCAGTGGGAAGGAACAAGAGAGCAGCGG GTTTCTAGCTGGAGGGACTTTATGAAGGGTGGGAAGAAg GTTAAGAAAGGAGAGCTTCGACCTCCAAAGCTCAAGACCGAGGATCCTAACAAATCCTACGTCCAAAGGCCAGTGAATCGAGGTTGA